From the Lathyrus oleraceus cultivar Zhongwan6 chromosome 4, CAAS_Psat_ZW6_1.0, whole genome shotgun sequence genome, one window contains:
- the LOC127136386 gene encoding uncharacterized protein LOC127136386: MLEIAQRERVAEAEAGMRKNDSHIGTSGLVNQDESFTHAKKSFVHILIGNKGDGDHVEPYDASAQHVSEVGGDDPYDAFCIPDPLKPKVLPDPAAERFHTLEKKIKVIEGNNIFGSIAMNMLLVSNLVISAKFKTPDFKKYKGQPCPRSHLVMYFRKMDSHTENDKLLIHRFQDSLSGASLRWYMSLEKGRIQSWEDLADAFLHQYKYNLDMAPDRMQLQGMVMNEKESFKEYTQRWRELAAQVEPPLSEKEMTGISVDTLKDPFFDRLVSSAASDFAHLVTIGDRIKKSLRDGKIQGAVATPNAPKKYSGGFQKKKEGDINSISRGYKGKQQISYDQVADVQQPPQQRQQQNAIPQRQFKPRPPRRQLDPLPVPYSHIFLYLQKEGLLTLRELKPSTFPYPPGYDANAHCEFNMGAPGHTLENCFAFQNRVQDLIETKVITFTPRRPNVSTNAMPTHEGASVSAIEEVNKGDLIKKVEEIQTPIVVIGAQLLKSGLIPIDLVDEENVEELKSFIQQMLDQGEMQIERHNEDMKEK, from the exons ATGCTAGAAATTGCCCAAAGAGAGAGGGTTGCGGAAGCCGAAGCTGGAATGAGGAAGAATGACAGTCACATTGGCACATCAGGATTAGTCAATCAGGATGAGAGTTTCACTCATGCCAAAAAGAGCTTTGTTCATATACTGATAGGGAACAAAGGAGATGGAGATCATGTGGAGCCTTATGATGCATCCGCTCAACATGTGTCTGAGGTGGGAGGAGATGATCCATACGACGCTTTTTGCATACCAGACCCACTAAAACCTAAGGTTCTTCCGGATCCCGCTGCAGAAAGGTTTCACACCTTAGAGAAGAAAATTAAAGTTATAGAGGGGAACAATATCTTCGGTTCCATTGCCATGAATATGTTATTGGTTTCAAATTTGGTCATCTCGGCTAAGTTTAAAACTCCTGATTTCAAGAAATACAAAGGCCAACCTTGTCCAAGAAGTCATTTGGTAATGTATTTCAGGAAAATGGATTCCCATACTGAGAACGACAAGCTGCTCATACACCGTTTTCAAGACAGTTTAAGTGGGGCATCATTAAGGTGGTACATGAGTTTAGAGAAAGGGAGAATTCAGAGTTGGGAGGACTTGGCAGATGCTTTCCTtcatcaatacaaatataatTTGGACATGGCACCCGATCGTATGCAGCTACAAGGGATGGTCATGAACGAGAAAGAATCGTTCAAAGAATACACCCaacggtggagagagttggctgctcaaGTCGAACCCCCACTGTCTGAAAAGGAAATGACTGGAATATCCGTGGACACGCTGAAGGACCCTTTCTTTGATAGGTTGGTGAGCAGCGCAGCGTCAGACTTTGCACACCTAGTAACAATTGGAGACCGAATTAAGAAAAGCTTGAGGGACGGAAAAATTCAAGGAGCTGTTGCGACCCCTAATGCACCGAAAAAGTATTCTGGAGGTTTCCAGAAGAAAAAAGAAGGTGATATAAATTCTATATCAAGGGGTTATAAGGGTAAGCAACAAATCTCATATGACCAAGTCGCCGATGTG CAACAACCTCCACAACAGCGACAACAACAAAATGCCATTCCGCAACGACAGTTCAAACCAAGGCCACCACGAAGGCAGCTTGACCCTCTACCTGTTCCTTATAGCCATATATTTTTGTACCTACAGAAAGAAGGACTGTTGACCTTGAGAGAGTTGAAGCCATCCACCTTCCCATATCCTCCCGGGTATGATGCTAATGCCCACTGTGAGTTTAATATGGGTGCCCCTGGCCATACTCTGGAGAATTGTTTCGCGTTCCAGAATCGTGTGCAAGATCTAATTGAAACTAAGGTCATCACCTTTACTCCAAGACGCCCGAACGTAAGCACCAATGCCATGCCAACACATGAAGGTGCATCAGTCAGTGCCATTGAAGAAGTCAATAAAGGAGATCTAATCAAGAAAGTTGAAGAAATTCAAACTCCTATTGTCGTGATAGGTGCACAATTGTTGAAGAGTGGTCTAATCCCAATAGACCTAGttgatgaagaaaatgttgaagAGTTGAAGAGTTTTATCCAGCAAATGCTGGATCAAGGAGAAATGCAGATCGAGCGCCACAATGAAGACatgaaagaaaaataa